GCATTCCCTGATGCGCTGCGCCCCGCTGCTGGGCGCGCTCGCCGCGTGTGGTCCGACGGACTCCGCCGCTCCCCGAGAGGAGCAAGGCATTGGCCAGACAGCCCGGGCACTCGAGTCCACGCTCCAGGCCTCGGCCGAAACGTCCGTGAGCACCACGACGCCCCCCTGGTCCGTCGACGCCCAGCCCACGGTGGCCGTGGGCAATGGCGTCTACCTCGTCGTCTGGGAGATGGAGGGCCACGACACTCCCGACATCCTCGCCGTGCGGGTGCGCGCCTCGGACGGCGCGCTGTTGGACTCCTCGCCCCTTCACATCGCCACGGGCAGCCAGGTCTCCTACCTGCCCTCGGTGGCCTTCGACGGAGCCAACTTCCTGGTGACCTGGACGGACCTCACCTCGAGCCCGGCCATCGTGGGAGCACGCGTGCGGGCCTCGGATGGCGCGCTGCTCGATACGGAGCCCCTGCGCATCAGCCCACCGGATTTCCTGCCCCAGTACTCACCGACCGTGACGTTCGACGGGACGAACTACCTGGTGTTCTGGCACGGCTACGCCTGGCTCGGCCAGGGCATCGCGGACCACAGGCTCCAGGGCATCCGGATCCGTCCCTCGGACGGCACGCGCATCGAGTCCGCCTCCTTCCACGTCGCCGTGAACGAGCCCGCCTTCCATGCCGCCTCGTGGGGAGGCGCGAGCCTGGTGGCGTGGGTCGACGGCGGGGTGAAGGCGGCCCGCGTCGACGCGGCGGGACAGGTGCTCGACACCACTCCCCTGAACCTCTCCCCGGCGTCCGCGACCCAGGTCCGGGTCGCCGCGCGGGCGGGCGAGTTCCTCGTGATCTTCAACGAGGGCTCATCCTTGAAGGCCCGGCGCGTGCGCGCCTCGGATGGGGCGCTGCTCGACGCCTCGGACATCCTCGTGGGCTCCGGAGCCGAGTTCCCCGCGGACACCGGCTGGAACAGCGCGTCCTTCAGCGCGACCTTCGATGGACAGGACTACCGGGTGCTCTGGCAGGCGTCCCGCGGCGGAGGTCGCCAGCTGCGCACCACGCGGGTGTCCTCCTCGGGGACGGTCGAAGCGGGCGCGGAGGATGGGCTCGCCACGCTCCATGGAGGCTCCGGGGATTGGGTGGGCATCGCCGCGCAGAGCCCCTCCCACTTCCTGGTGACCTATACTCAGTATGATTCGTCGGTGGAGAACAACCGCACCCGCTTCCGGCTCGTCGGCCCGAATGACTGCGCCCACGACGTGTCACCGCCGCTCGTGAGCTGTCCGGCCACGCGCCGGCTGGAATGCACCTACAGCGGCCAGACCACCGTGGACATGAGCGTCGACGACAACTGCGGAATCCAGTTCGTGAGCAATACGCCGCAATACTTCGGTCAACCGGGCACCTGGACCCACTCGGTCGGCGCCATCGACCTCGCCGGCAACCTGACGAGCTGTGACACGGTGTGGACGGTCGTCGATACGCGCCCGCCCCACCTGAGCCTCAACGGCTCGACGAGCCTCTCCCTGCCCTACAACACGCCCTACCAGGAGCCAGGGGCCACGGGTGGCGACGAGTGCGACGGTCCCTACATGGACACCTGGTCCTGGCCGAACCGGATTCAGGTCTCCGGCACGGTCAACTCCCAGGTACCGGGCACCTATCCCCTCACCTACCGCCTCACGGACGGCGCCGGCAACACGACCACCGCCACGCGCACCGTGACGGTCCTCGCGCCGTAGCCAGGCCTCCCCACGCGGGCGGCGGCGGGAGCGGACTTCCGCCCTCGCCGCCGCGGGCTCACACCAGCGTGGCGAGCGCTTCGCGATCGAAGGCGGCCAGCTCCGAGTCGCGGCCCTCGCGCACCTTGCGCGCCCACTGCGCGTCCGAGATGAGCGCGCGACCCACCGCCACCAGGTCGAACTCCTCCCGCTCCAGGCGCCGCAGCAGGTTGTCGATCGACGCGGGCTTGGAGCCCGCGCCCTTCATGAGGGTCTCGAGGAACTCGCCCGCCAGCCCCACCGAGCCCACGGTGATGGTGGGCCTGCCGGTGAGCTTCTTCGCCCAGCCGGCGAAGTTGAGGTCCGAGCCCTCGAACTCCGGCTCCCAGAAGCGGCGCTGGGAGCAGTGGAGGATGTCCACGCCCGCGTCGACGAGCGGCGTGAGCCACGCCTCCATCTCCTTGGGCGTCTGGGCGAGCTTCACGTTGAAGTCCTGCTGCTTCCACTGGGACAGGCGCAGGATGATGACGAAGTCCTCGCCCACCGCGGCGCGCATGGACTTCACCACGTCGACGGCGAAGCGGGTGCGCTCGGCGAGCGAGGCGCCGCCATAGACGTCGGTGCGCTCGTTCGTGCCCGCCCAGAAGAATTGATCGATGAGGTAGCCGTGGGCGCCGTGGATCTCCGCCACGTCGAAGCCCAGCCGCTTGGCGTCCGCGGCGGCCTTGCCGAAGGCGGCGATGGTGTCCGCGATGGCCGACTCCGTCATCGGCTCGGTGAAGCGCTTGCCGGGCGAGGACAGGCCCGAGGGGCTATCCACCGGAGGCGGAGCGGCCCACTTCACCTGGGGGTTGCGCGCCGAGCCCACGTGCCAGATCTGCGGACCCATGCGTCCACCGGCGGCATGCACCTCGTCGATGATGCGCTTCCAGCCGGCCAGCGCCTGCTCCCCGTGGAAGTCCGGCACGTTGGGATCGTTCTTGGCCGAGGGCCGGGCCACGACGGTGCCCTCGGACAGGATGAGGCCCACCTCGCCCTCGGCGCGGCGGCGGTAGTAGGTGGCGACCTCGGACGGCGGCACGCCATTGGGCGAGAAGGACCGGGTCATGGGCGCCATGACGATGCGGTTCTTGAGATGAAGGGACTTGTAGGAGAAGGGTCGGAACAGAGCATCTGCGGCCACGGGGAACGGACCTCCGGTTCAGCGGTGTTCGGGCGCGCCTTATAACGGCCTCCCCCTCCCCCCGCCGCACCCTCTCCGTTTTGGCGGACGAAAATCCGCGCAACCGGCGGACGGCTCCTTCCGACAATAAGGAAGGATTTCCTTACCGAACCGGTGTCCGCCATGAGCCACGCCTCCGCCGTCATCAACCTGGATGAGTTCCGCAAGCGCCGTGAGAGCAAGCCCGCCGCCGTGCGTCCCATGCCCACGCTGGGTGTCTGGTCGCCGGTGTGGGTGTGGGTGATGGTCTGGCCCGCGTGAAGCTCAGCGCTCCTCGGGGGGAGGAACGAGCGAGAGGATGACGGCAAGCAGCTCGGAGCGCTCGATGGGCTTGGGCACGTGGGCCTTGAAGCCGGCGAGCAACGCCCGGGTGCGATCCTCCGCGCGGGCGTAGGCGGTGAGCGCCACGGCGGGGATGCGGCCGCCCTCGGACGCGGGAAGGGCGCGCACCTTGCGGATGAAGGCATGGCCATCCTCGCCCGGCATGCCGATGTCGGAGATGAGCAGGTGGGGCCGCGTCTGGAGGAGCACGCTCAGGCCCTCGGCGGCCGAGGCCGCGGTCTCCACCCGCATGCGACACCCCTCGAGCAGCGTGCGCAGCAACTCGCGCGTGTCCGCCTCGTCGTCCACGAGCAGCACCCGCAGGCCCTCGAGCTGGGGCGGGCATCTCAGGTCGGGCTCGTCGCGCGAGCCCGTGGCGGAGGAGGCACCTGACTCCTTGCGCCGCACCACGGCCGTGGGCAGCCGCACCGTGAAGGTGGCGCCCCGGCCCTCGCCCTCGCTGAACGCATCGATCGTGCCGCCGTGGGCTTCCACCAGGTGCTTGACGATGGACAGGCCCAGGCCCAGGCCCCCGTACTTGCGCGCGACACTGCCCTCCGCCTGACGGAAGCGCTCGAAGACGTGCGGCAGGAAGTCCACCGGAATGCCCTTGCCGGAGTCCGCGACGACGATCTCCACCGAGGAGTCGCGCCGATCCACCAGCACCTGGACACGGCCCGCCTTGGGCGTGAACTTCACCGCGTTGGACAGCAGGTTCCAGACCACCTGCTGCAGCCGGGTGGGATCCCCCATGACGGTCGCGACGGAGTCGAGCACGGGCTGCAGGAGGATGCCCTTGGCCACCGCGGCCGGGCGGATGGACTCGAGCGCGGCTTCCACCACCGAGCTGAGATCGACGGACTCGACCTCCAGGACCAGCTTGCCGGACATGATGCGGCTGATGTCCAGCAGGTCCTCCACGAGCTGGGACTGGGCGTGGGCGTTGCGCTCCACCGTCTCCAGCGCGCGCGTGCGCCGCTCCTCGGGGAGCTGACCCGAGCGGAGGATCTGCACCCAGCCCAGGATGGCGGTGAGCGGCGTGCGCAGCTCGTGTGACACCGTGGCGATGAAGTCGTCCTTGAGCCGGTTGGCGTGCTCGGCCTCGGTGCGCGCGGCCTGCTCGCGCTCCAGCAGGGCCACGCGCTCGACCTCCAGCGCCTTGCGCTCGGTGATGTCCAGCACCGTGCCCGTGAAGCGCACGGGCCGTTGCAGGCCATCGAAGTACACCCGGCCCCGCGCGTCCAGCCAGCGCTCGGTCCCATCGGGCGCGCGCACGGTGCGGTACTCGGTGTGGAACACCCCTCCGCTCCGGAAATCCATGGCGCGCTGGACGACCTGGTCCACCCGCTCCCGGTCCTCCGGTTGAAGGCACGAGAGGAAGGTGGGGAAGTCCACCGGGGCGTCGGGTGGCAGACCGAAGAGCTGCTTGCAGCGGGCATCCCAGATGAGCGTCCCGGTGCGGGGATCCATGTCCCAGGTGCCCAACTGCGTGGCCTCGATCGCGATGCGAGCGCGCTCCTGGGCCTTCTGGGTCTCCAGGGCCAGACGCTCGTTCTCCAGGGCGCCGCTGGTGTACCGCGCCAGTTGCACGACCAGGGCCTCGTCATCGGCCGAGAAGTCGCCGCCATCCATCTTGTCCGAGAGCTGGATGAGGCCCAGGTTCTTCCCATCTCGTCCCACCAGGGGCACCGCGAGCCAGCCGCGCATGGGCGGATGTTCGCGATGATGGGCGCCGAAGCCACGCCAACGGGGATGGGCCTCCAGCTGCGCCTGGGTCATGCGGACCGGCTGGTTGCGCTGACATACCCAGGCGTAGATGCCACTGCCGTCCGGCTTCGCGGAGTACTCGCGCCAGGGCGCGTACTTCTCCGAGAGGGAGACCTCGGTGATGGCCTGACTCCAGTTCTGGTCCTCCGTGAGGGACACCACCGCCTGGTGCGACTCGACGAGCGCCCGGGCATGCAGGGTGAGGGCGTGCAGCATCCCCTCGCGCGACGAGGCACCGTGGATGGCTGCGGCGGCCTCCGCCAGGCCGAGGATCTGCCGCTCCCGGCGCTGCTCGAACCTGCGGGCCCGCGCGCTCTCGGCCTCGGCCGCGCGTTGGGCGGACATGTCCTCCATGGCGCCCACCATGCGCAGCGCCTTGCCCTGCTCATCCCGGGCCAGATAGCCCCGATCCACGATCTCGGCATGGCTGCCGTCGGCGCGCAGGAAACGGTACTCGCACAGCCAGCGCTCGGAGCTCGCCGACGCGATGAAGGCATGGATGTCACGCTCCACGCGCTCGCGGTCCTCCGGATGGATGTGCCCGAGCCACCATGCGCCGTCCGCGCCCACCTGCTCGGGCGCGTAGCCGAACAGGGTCCGCACCCCCTCGTTCCAGCCCACCGTGTCGTGCACCAGATCCCAATCCCAGATGGCCGCCTGGGTGGCCCGCGAGGCGAGCTCGTAACGCTCCTCGGAGCGCTTCAGGGCCGCTTGCAGGCGTTTCTTCCCGGTCACGTCCCGGAAGAAGACGATGATGCCGCCCGCCTCCTCGGGATAGGCCGTCACCTCGGTCCAGACATCCAGCGGCGGGTAGTACTCCTCGAACGCCACCGGGACGCGCTCGCGCATCACCCGGTGGTACTGGGACCAGTACTGCAGGGAGGGATCCCGGGAGAGCGGGAAGACATCCCAGAAAACGCG
Above is a window of Cystobacter fuscus DNA encoding:
- a CDS encoding immunoglobulin-like domain-containing protein; its protein translation is MISNPRHRTSSRPGARARFSWHSLMRCAPLLGALAACGPTDSAAPREEQGIGQTARALESTLQASAETSVSTTTPPWSVDAQPTVAVGNGVYLVVWEMEGHDTPDILAVRVRASDGALLDSSPLHIATGSQVSYLPSVAFDGANFLVTWTDLTSSPAIVGARVRASDGALLDTEPLRISPPDFLPQYSPTVTFDGTNYLVFWHGYAWLGQGIADHRLQGIRIRPSDGTRIESASFHVAVNEPAFHAASWGGASLVAWVDGGVKAARVDAAGQVLDTTPLNLSPASATQVRVAARAGEFLVIFNEGSSLKARRVRASDGALLDASDILVGSGAEFPADTGWNSASFSATFDGQDYRVLWQASRGGGRQLRTTRVSSSGTVEAGAEDGLATLHGGSGDWVGIAAQSPSHFLVTYTQYDSSVENNRTRFRLVGPNDCAHDVSPPLVSCPATRRLECTYSGQTTVDMSVDDNCGIQFVSNTPQYFGQPGTWTHSVGAIDLAGNLTSCDTVWTVVDTRPPHLSLNGSTSLSLPYNTPYQEPGATGGDECDGPYMDTWSWPNRIQVSGTVNSQVPGTYPLTYRLTDGAGNTTTATRTVTVLAP
- a CDS encoding PAS domain-containing protein — protein: MESRLAELLDSRREEIMRRWLEHVARFHATRPHSRSELEDHMPHFLSALSHNLREGRRERARDYDSSSPVKNQGAQHGLQRLRIGFDLEAVVREYGELREILDDLFEQAGLVPSLDEERVLNQSMSQAVAEAVSSYTASQRLRLHEGRLTLDAVENGDAFFILDSEWRMIRVNRSQERLSQTPREQSLGRVFWDVFPLSRDPSLQYWSQYHRVMRERVPVAFEEYYPPLDVWTEVTAYPEEAGGIIVFFRDVTGKKRLQAALKRSEERYELASRATQAAIWDWDLVHDTVGWNEGVRTLFGYAPEQVGADGAWWLGHIHPEDRERVERDIHAFIASASSERWLCEYRFLRADGSHAEIVDRGYLARDEQGKALRMVGAMEDMSAQRAAEAESARARRFEQRRERQILGLAEAAAAIHGASSREGMLHALTLHARALVESHQAVVSLTEDQNWSQAITEVSLSEKYAPWREYSAKPDGSGIYAWVCQRNQPVRMTQAQLEAHPRWRGFGAHHREHPPMRGWLAVPLVGRDGKNLGLIQLSDKMDGGDFSADDEALVVQLARYTSGALENERLALETQKAQERARIAIEATQLGTWDMDPRTGTLIWDARCKQLFGLPPDAPVDFPTFLSCLQPEDRERVDQVVQRAMDFRSGGVFHTEYRTVRAPDGTERWLDARGRVYFDGLQRPVRFTGTVLDITERKALEVERVALLEREQAARTEAEHANRLKDDFIATVSHELRTPLTAILGWVQILRSGQLPEERRTRALETVERNAHAQSQLVEDLLDISRIMSGKLVLEVESVDLSSVVEAALESIRPAAVAKGILLQPVLDSVATVMGDPTRLQQVVWNLLSNAVKFTPKAGRVQVLVDRRDSSVEIVVADSGKGIPVDFLPHVFERFRQAEGSVARKYGGLGLGLSIVKHLVEAHGGTIDAFSEGEGRGATFTVRLPTAVVRRKESGASSATGSRDEPDLRCPPQLEGLRVLLVDDEADTRELLRTLLEGCRMRVETAASAAEGLSVLLQTRPHLLISDIGMPGEDGHAFIRKVRALPASEGGRIPAVALTAYARAEDRTRALLAGFKAHVPKPIERSELLAVILSLVPPPEER
- a CDS encoding NADH:flavin oxidoreductase; the encoded protein is MAADALFRPFSYKSLHLKNRIVMAPMTRSFSPNGVPPSEVATYYRRRAEGEVGLILSEGTVVARPSAKNDPNVPDFHGEQALAGWKRIIDEVHAAGGRMGPQIWHVGSARNPQVKWAAPPPVDSPSGLSSPGKRFTEPMTESAIADTIAAFGKAAADAKRLGFDVAEIHGAHGYLIDQFFWAGTNERTDVYGGASLAERTRFAVDVVKSMRAAVGEDFVIILRLSQWKQQDFNVKLAQTPKEMEAWLTPLVDAGVDILHCSQRRFWEPEFEGSDLNFAGWAKKLTGRPTITVGSVGLAGEFLETLMKGAGSKPASIDNLLRRLEREEFDLVAVGRALISDAQWARKVREGRDSELAAFDREALATLV